The following are from one region of the Angustibacter sp. Root456 genome:
- a CDS encoding redox-sensing transcriptional repressor Rex, with the protein MRPHVSEEQVSRRGIPEATVARLPVYLRALTALAEHDTATVSSEELAAAAGVNSAKLRKDLSHLGSYGVRGVGYDVDYLIYQISRELGLTQDWPVAIVGIGNLGHALAGYAGFATRGFNVVALFDTDPHVVGEVVSGLPVRSLDDLESLVVDQPISIGVVATPAGPAQEVCDRLVAAGVRSVLNFAPCVLSVPDDVDVRKVDLSTELQILAFHEQRKSLSRRGSDELDDMLEAAAGGDA; encoded by the coding sequence GTGCGACCCCACGTGAGCGAGGAGCAGGTCAGCCGCCGGGGTATCCCCGAGGCCACCGTCGCCCGGCTTCCCGTGTACCTGCGTGCCCTCACCGCCCTCGCCGAGCACGACACCGCCACGGTCTCCTCCGAGGAGCTCGCGGCAGCAGCCGGCGTCAACTCGGCCAAGCTGCGAAAGGACCTCTCGCACCTCGGGTCGTACGGCGTCCGCGGCGTCGGCTACGACGTCGACTACCTGATCTACCAGATCTCCCGCGAGCTCGGCCTGACCCAGGACTGGCCCGTCGCCATCGTCGGCATCGGCAACCTCGGTCACGCGCTGGCGGGCTACGCCGGCTTCGCCACCCGCGGGTTCAACGTCGTGGCGCTGTTCGACACCGACCCCCACGTCGTCGGCGAGGTCGTCTCCGGGCTGCCCGTGCGCTCGCTCGACGACCTGGAGTCACTGGTGGTCGACCAGCCGATCTCCATCGGCGTGGTGGCCACGCCCGCCGGCCCGGCGCAGGAGGTGTGCGACCGGCTCGTGGCGGCCGGCGTCCGCAGCGTCCTGAACTTCGCGCCGTGCGTGCTCTCGGTGCCCGACGACGTCGACGTGCGCAAGGTCGACCTCTCGACCGAGCTGCAGATCCTCGCCTTCCACGAGCAGCGAAAGTCGTTGTCGCGCAGGGGAAGCGATGAACTCGACGACATGCTTGAGGCGGCTGCTGGAGGTGACGCGTGA
- a CDS encoding glutaredoxin family protein: MTDPTGVAPRITLVGRAGCHLCDDAREVVRRVADDTGAGWVEVSVDDDPDLLREYSEQVPVVLVDGAQHTFWRVDEQRLRDALTGRRRWGRGRART; encoded by the coding sequence ATGACCGACCCGACCGGCGTCGCACCGCGCATCACCCTGGTCGGGCGCGCCGGCTGCCACCTGTGCGACGACGCCCGCGAGGTGGTGCGTCGCGTGGCCGACGACACCGGCGCCGGCTGGGTCGAGGTGTCGGTGGACGACGACCCCGACCTGCTGCGCGAGTACTCCGAGCAGGTGCCCGTGGTGCTGGTGGACGGCGCCCAGCACACCTTCTGGCGGGTCGACGAGCAACGCCTGCGCGACGCGCTCACCGGACGCCGGCGATGGGGCCGCGGCCGGGCCCGAACGTGA
- a CDS encoding cupin domain-containing protein produces the protein MTGFVVRQWKLAPHEGDQAPLHVHHAGDEAFFVIEGRLEVQDGDQRHLLHAGELHTVHAGRHHTFATVDGEGAHVLVVMTPEIDALVRALHSDEPQNVDELWALHHSAIVRPGAP, from the coding sequence GTGACCGGGTTCGTCGTCCGGCAGTGGAAGCTGGCGCCTCACGAGGGCGACCAGGCCCCCCTGCACGTGCACCACGCAGGCGACGAGGCGTTCTTCGTCATCGAGGGACGCCTCGAGGTGCAGGACGGCGACCAGCGCCACCTGCTGCACGCCGGCGAGCTGCACACCGTGCACGCCGGACGACACCACACCTTCGCCACCGTCGACGGCGAGGGCGCGCACGTGCTGGTCGTCATGACGCCCGAGATCGACGCCCTCGTGCGCGCGCTGCACTCTGACGAGCCGCAGAACGTGGACGAGCTGTGGGCCCTGCACCACTCGGCGATCGTCCGCCCGGGCGCCCCATGA
- a CDS encoding helix-turn-helix transcriptional regulator, which yields MPVDPSAPPAPLVGRAQELERLAGLVGVPGPSGAPVGPGSVLLAGDAGVGKTRLLTELRDTAQTAGWQVVIGHCLDFGDSTLPYLPFSEIFGRLAADQPAVAAQLIDAHPAVARLMPGRRMMGDEHPADAPQLGSLDRGDRMDRSVLFESVQAALGDLASSAPVLVLVEDVHWADQSTREMLGFLFARRHDLPVSIVASYRTDDLHRRHPLRATAAQWGRLAGVTRLQLEPLPDSAVRTLVRALHPEPLPEREVRGIVRRAEGNAFFTEELVAGIERGGGPLSWDLAELLLVRLDQLDDDARAVVRAASVAGRRVPHALLARVAGVGGQQFDAAVRSAVDGNVLIPTQRDGYAFRHALLAEAVYDDLLPGERVGLHAAYAEALASRDVEGTAAELARHARAAHDLATAVRASIQAGDEAMRVGGPDEATQHLETALELLGDAARAEQIAPDVDRVQLTLRAAEAAMAAGRVHRGLALVQEQLATLPDDVPAATRASVLLMAATIALVSDTTIDVLALTAEALQLVPEQPPSALRAKVMGVHARANLEHYRREEAARWAQASAEMALALQLPAVVAEATTTLGYLDRRAGDALSSRAALQQSVRRARSAGDVSAELRGLYGLGALAFENGQLPEARAGYTAAFTLGLERGRPWAPYALEGRFQAAQVAYVMGDWDDVLALTDVTDAAPPGVAEAWLAGGRLAVQAGRGRQHAVDVLANLRPWWGKEGVVAISCAPAIDLYGDAGDVESAKAVHDEIAATVTKLWQRETLHVQVRMAALLLGQLATAAGRGGGQARRELGRWGAQALATAQAAARWEHEPQGRPGPEGAAWVARVEAEHARLRWLCGVDVPGDDELVELWQRSVATFEAFGHVFETARSQARLAAVLRACGRVEAAEPLVTAARATATRLGAEPLLRELRLVAGAGPRARAAVADAGPADQQLTAREREVLELVSLGRSNREIGQQLFISTKTVSVHVSNILAKLGAAGRTEAAALARRQGLISG from the coding sequence GTGCCCGTTGACCCCAGTGCGCCGCCTGCCCCGCTGGTCGGTCGAGCCCAGGAGCTCGAGCGGCTCGCGGGGCTCGTCGGCGTCCCCGGCCCGTCCGGCGCGCCCGTCGGGCCGGGCTCGGTGCTGCTCGCGGGCGACGCCGGGGTCGGCAAGACCCGCCTGCTCACCGAGCTGCGCGACACCGCCCAGACCGCCGGGTGGCAGGTCGTCATCGGTCACTGCCTCGACTTCGGCGACAGCACCCTGCCGTACCTGCCCTTCAGCGAGATCTTCGGCCGGCTCGCAGCCGACCAACCCGCCGTCGCGGCCCAGCTGATCGACGCCCACCCCGCCGTCGCCCGCCTCATGCCCGGACGCCGCATGATGGGCGACGAGCACCCGGCCGACGCACCGCAGCTCGGCTCGCTCGACCGCGGCGATCGCATGGATCGCTCCGTGCTCTTCGAGTCGGTGCAGGCGGCGCTGGGCGACCTCGCGTCGTCCGCGCCGGTGCTCGTGCTCGTCGAGGACGTCCACTGGGCCGACCAGTCGACCCGCGAGATGCTCGGCTTCCTCTTCGCGCGCCGGCACGACCTGCCGGTGTCGATCGTGGCGTCGTACCGCACCGACGACCTGCACCGCCGGCACCCGCTGCGGGCCACGGCGGCCCAGTGGGGGCGGCTGGCCGGAGTCACGCGCCTGCAGCTCGAGCCGCTGCCCGACTCGGCGGTGCGCACGCTCGTGCGGGCCCTGCACCCCGAGCCGCTTCCCGAGCGCGAGGTGCGCGGCATCGTGCGCCGGGCCGAGGGCAACGCGTTCTTCACCGAGGAGCTCGTCGCCGGCATCGAGCGCGGCGGCGGCCCGCTGTCGTGGGACCTCGCCGAGCTGCTGCTCGTGCGCCTCGACCAGCTCGACGACGACGCCCGAGCCGTGGTGCGCGCTGCCTCGGTGGCCGGACGCCGCGTGCCGCACGCCCTGCTCGCCCGCGTCGCCGGCGTGGGCGGCCAGCAGTTCGACGCGGCGGTGCGCTCCGCCGTCGACGGCAACGTGCTCATCCCCACTCAGCGCGACGGCTACGCCTTCCGGCACGCCCTGCTCGCCGAGGCGGTCTACGACGACCTGCTGCCCGGCGAACGCGTGGGGCTGCACGCCGCCTACGCCGAGGCGCTGGCGTCGCGCGACGTCGAGGGCACCGCGGCCGAGCTGGCCCGGCACGCGCGCGCCGCGCACGACCTCGCCACCGCCGTGCGCGCGAGCATCCAGGCCGGCGACGAGGCCATGCGGGTCGGCGGCCCCGACGAAGCCACCCAGCACCTCGAGACCGCGTTGGAGCTGCTGGGCGACGCCGCTCGCGCCGAGCAGATCGCGCCCGACGTCGATCGCGTGCAGCTCACGCTGCGCGCCGCCGAGGCGGCCATGGCGGCCGGGCGCGTGCACCGTGGGCTCGCGCTCGTGCAGGAGCAGCTCGCCACCTTGCCGGACGACGTCCCCGCGGCCACGCGCGCCAGCGTGCTGCTGATGGCCGCGACCATCGCGCTGGTCAGCGACACGACCATCGACGTCCTCGCCCTCACGGCCGAGGCGCTGCAGCTGGTGCCCGAGCAACCGCCGTCGGCGTTGCGCGCCAAGGTGATGGGTGTGCACGCCCGAGCCAACCTCGAGCACTACCGGCGCGAAGAGGCGGCGCGCTGGGCGCAGGCGTCAGCCGAGATGGCGCTGGCGCTGCAGCTTCCCGCCGTCGTCGCCGAGGCCACCACGACGCTCGGCTACCTCGACCGCCGGGCCGGCGACGCGCTGTCGTCGCGTGCGGCCCTGCAGCAGAGTGTGCGTCGCGCTCGCAGCGCGGGCGACGTCTCCGCAGAGCTGCGCGGGCTGTACGGTCTCGGCGCGCTGGCGTTCGAGAACGGCCAGCTGCCCGAGGCCCGCGCTGGCTACACGGCCGCCTTCACCCTGGGCCTCGAGCGCGGCCGGCCGTGGGCGCCGTACGCGCTCGAGGGTCGCTTCCAGGCCGCCCAGGTGGCGTACGTGATGGGCGACTGGGACGACGTGCTGGCCCTCACCGACGTCACCGACGCCGCGCCGCCCGGCGTGGCCGAGGCCTGGCTCGCCGGCGGCCGGCTGGCGGTGCAGGCCGGGCGCGGACGCCAGCACGCGGTCGACGTCCTGGCCAACCTGCGCCCCTGGTGGGGCAAGGAGGGGGTGGTCGCGATCAGCTGCGCGCCCGCGATCGACCTGTACGGCGACGCCGGCGACGTCGAGTCCGCCAAGGCGGTGCACGACGAGATCGCGGCCACGGTCACGAAGCTGTGGCAACGCGAGACCCTGCACGTGCAGGTGCGCATGGCCGCCCTGCTGCTCGGACAGCTGGCTACCGCGGCCGGGCGAGGCGGCGGGCAGGCGCGTCGGGAGCTCGGCCGGTGGGGTGCGCAGGCGCTGGCGACCGCCCAGGCGGCGGCTCGGTGGGAGCACGAGCCGCAGGGGCGCCCAGGTCCCGAGGGCGCCGCGTGGGTGGCACGGGTCGAGGCCGAGCACGCCCGGCTGCGCTGGTTGTGCGGTGTCGACGTCCCGGGGGACGACGAGCTGGTCGAGCTCTGGCAGCGGTCGGTCGCGACCTTCGAGGCGTTCGGCCACGTCTTCGAGACGGCGCGCAGCCAGGCGCGGTTGGCGGCGGTGCTGCGCGCGTGCGGGCGCGTCGAGGCGGCCGAGCCGCTCGTGACGGCGGCACGGGCGACCGCCACGCGGCTCGGCGCCGAGCCGTTGCTGCGCGAGCTGCGGCTGGTGGCCGGCGCAGGGCCGCGAGCGCGAGCGGCGGTGGCCGACGCCGGCCCGGCCGACCAGCAGCTCACCGCGCGCGAGCGCGAGGTGCTCGAGCTCGTCTCCCTCGGCCGTAGCAACCGCGAGATCGGTCAGCAGCTGTTCATCAGCACCAAGACCGTGAGCGTGCACGTGTCGAACATCCTGGCCAAGCTCGGTGCCGCAGGCCGCACCGAAGCCGCCGCCCTCGCCCGGCGTCAGGGCCTGATCAGCGGCTGA
- a CDS encoding HAD family phosphatase — translation MDVEPPVAAALARELTVPPDPTAAAFFDLDNTILRGASIFYFARELYRRDFFTVRDLAQMAWMQARFKALGEKMEHVHLIRERALSFVEGHTVDEITAIGEDVYDEVIKDKIWPGTQALAQLHLDEGQRVWLVTATPIEMADTIARRLGLSGALGTVAERVDGVYTGRLVGDPLHGKAKADAVRALAEHEGLDLTRCSAYSDSANDIPLLELVGRPCAINPDARLRAHAKAHGWRVRDYRTGRKAAKVGVPALAGVGAAAGGVVAGAALRRKHH, via the coding sequence GTGGACGTCGAGCCCCCAGTGGCCGCAGCACTCGCCCGCGAGCTGACCGTGCCGCCGGACCCCACCGCGGCGGCCTTCTTCGACCTCGACAACACGATCCTGCGCGGCGCGAGCATCTTCTACTTCGCCCGCGAGCTGTACCGGCGCGACTTCTTCACCGTGCGCGACCTGGCCCAGATGGCGTGGATGCAGGCCCGCTTCAAGGCCCTCGGCGAGAAGATGGAGCACGTCCACCTCATCCGCGAGCGCGCCCTGTCGTTCGTCGAGGGCCACACGGTCGACGAGATCACCGCGATCGGCGAGGACGTCTACGACGAGGTGATCAAGGACAAGATCTGGCCGGGCACCCAGGCGCTCGCCCAGCTGCACCTCGACGAGGGCCAGCGGGTCTGGCTGGTGACCGCGACGCCGATCGAGATGGCCGACACGATCGCTCGCCGGCTCGGCCTGTCGGGCGCCCTCGGCACGGTGGCCGAGCGCGTCGACGGCGTGTACACCGGACGGCTGGTGGGCGACCCGCTGCACGGCAAGGCCAAGGCGGACGCCGTCCGGGCGCTGGCCGAGCACGAGGGTCTCGACCTGACGCGGTGCTCCGCCTACTCTGACTCGGCCAACGACATCCCCCTGCTCGAGCTGGTCGGACGTCCCTGCGCGATCAACCCGGACGCTCGGCTGCGCGCGCACGCCAAGGCCCACGGCTGGCGCGTGCGCGACTACCGCACCGGACGCAAGGCGGCCAAGGTCGGCGTCCCGGCCCTCGCGGGCGTCGGGGCGGCCGCCGGTGGCGTCGTGGCCGGCGCAGCCCTGCGCCGCAAGCACCACTGA
- a CDS encoding sigma-70 family RNA polymerase sigma factor produces the protein MSGGPTSDQLSPYRPSAPAGTAGLHALWSLLQLLPALEAAGPTHRVGLWASLAGAPPSAPSGGTAPTPDADPDLERVQGLVTLAQQGDSEAFALLYERYVDVVYRYVYYRVGSHHVAEDLTSETFVRALRRIDSFSWTGRDIAAWFVTIARNIVLDHVKSSRYRLEVTTAELLDGDEHAASPEHDVLQRLRDERLVEAMRTLKPEQQECLALRFLQGLSLAETAEAMGRTAGAVKQLQLRAVRALHRELGDERP, from the coding sequence CTGAGTGGAGGACCGACGAGCGATCAGCTGAGCCCTTACCGTCCCTCGGCACCAGCCGGGACGGCGGGACTGCACGCGCTGTGGTCGCTCCTCCAGCTGCTCCCCGCCCTGGAGGCAGCCGGGCCGACGCACCGGGTCGGCTTGTGGGCCTCGCTCGCTGGCGCGCCGCCGTCCGCGCCCTCGGGTGGCACTGCGCCCACACCGGACGCCGACCCCGACCTCGAGCGGGTGCAGGGGCTGGTGACGCTGGCCCAGCAGGGCGACAGCGAGGCCTTCGCCTTGCTCTACGAGCGGTACGTCGACGTCGTCTACCGCTACGTGTACTACCGGGTCGGCTCGCACCACGTCGCGGAGGACCTCACCTCCGAGACGTTCGTGCGGGCCCTGCGCCGGATCGACAGCTTCAGCTGGACCGGACGCGACATCGCCGCCTGGTTCGTCACGATCGCCCGCAACATCGTGCTCGACCACGTGAAGTCCTCGCGCTACCGGCTCGAGGTGACCACGGCCGAGCTGCTCGACGGCGACGAGCACGCGGCCTCCCCGGAGCACGACGTCCTGCAGCGCCTGCGCGACGAGCGGCTGGTCGAGGCGATGCGCACCCTCAAGCCCGAGCAGCAGGAGTGCCTGGCCCTGCGGTTCCTGCAGGGGCTCTCGCTGGCCGAGACGGCGGAGGCGATGGGTCGCACGGCAGGCGCGGTGAAACAGCTGCAGCTGCGCGCCGTGCGGGCCCTGCACCGCGAGCTCGGGGACGAGCGACCGTGA
- a CDS encoding DUF5667 domain-containing protein produces the protein MALTSRRDAEVFARLLDGERPAAGSAELEALAELTRALPRPAVAPRPEFVARLRTELVSAAEQRAALLPRQASAQSVRGAASRTPAGPRTIEVRFPRRLVPTLAATLVGLAVLVVGLSSRALPGDRLYDVKLGIGQAQVRLAGSDLDRGRALLSQVDHRLDEVDALVGAGDPRAAQVDVALTQAATDLADAQRVLLSAGGGTADPEALRALADASVQALGRLKALEPLLPSGSGPELHRLLDLLATGQQMLVQQVAACGAPCADLRGDLQRLGIAVGDGGVAGSGSANGAAPGGATTGPPVPQVLPTAAPTARGGLPLPSATTTPPAPGVTAPGVTAPGVTAPGVTAPGVTASVPGVVVTVPGATVTTGSGGLPSVTLPPVEATVGSLTASVSVPAIGAPTSSASSSPTSNSCVIAVGGLCVG, from the coding sequence ATGGCGTTGACGTCACGCCGCGACGCCGAGGTCTTCGCCCGCCTGCTGGACGGCGAGCGCCCGGCTGCCGGGAGCGCCGAGCTCGAGGCGTTGGCCGAGCTGACCCGGGCCCTGCCGCGGCCCGCCGTGGCGCCGCGTCCCGAGTTCGTCGCCCGGCTGCGCACCGAGCTGGTGAGCGCGGCCGAGCAGCGGGCGGCCCTGTTGCCCCGCCAGGCGAGCGCTCAGAGCGTGCGGGGCGCGGCTTCACGCACTCCTGCCGGTCCGCGCACGATCGAGGTCCGGTTCCCGCGTCGGCTCGTGCCGACGCTCGCGGCCACCCTGGTCGGTCTCGCGGTGCTCGTGGTGGGGCTGAGCAGCCGGGCCCTGCCCGGTGACCGCCTCTACGACGTCAAGCTCGGCATCGGGCAGGCGCAGGTGCGGCTGGCCGGCAGCGACCTCGACCGCGGCCGAGCCCTGCTGAGCCAGGTCGACCACCGCCTGGACGAGGTCGACGCGCTGGTGGGTGCGGGTGACCCGCGGGCCGCTCAGGTCGACGTCGCGCTGACCCAGGCGGCCACCGACCTGGCCGACGCCCAACGCGTGCTGCTGTCGGCCGGCGGCGGCACGGCAGACCCTGAGGCGCTGCGGGCGCTGGCCGACGCCAGCGTGCAGGCGCTCGGGCGTCTCAAGGCGCTGGAACCGTTGCTACCCAGCGGTTCTGGCCCTGAGCTGCACCGCCTGCTCGACCTGCTCGCCACGGGGCAGCAGATGCTCGTCCAGCAGGTCGCGGCGTGCGGCGCCCCGTGCGCTGACCTGCGCGGCGACCTCCAGCGTCTCGGCATCGCGGTCGGTGATGGCGGCGTCGCAGGCTCCGGTAGCGCGAACGGTGCGGCACCCGGCGGCGCGACCACTGGCCCGCCGGTGCCGCAGGTCCTCCCGACGGCGGCGCCGACGGCGAGGGGCGGCCTTCCGCTCCCCAGCGCCACCACGACGCCCCCTGCACCCGGCGTCACGGCCCCAGGCGTCACGGCCCCAGGCGTCACGGCCCCAGGCGTCACGGCCCCAGGCGTCACGGCGAGCGTGCCCGGCGTCGTCGTCACCGTGCCGGGGGCCACGGTGACGACGGGCTCGGGCGGTCTGCCGTCGGTGACCCTGCCGCCGGTCGAGGCAACGGTGGGCTCGCTCACCGCGTCGGTGTCCGTGCCGGCGATCGGCGCTCCGACGTCCAGTGCCTCGTCGTCGCCGACGTCCAACTCCTGCGTCATCGCCGTCGGCGGCCTCTGCGTCGGGTAG
- a CDS encoding M4 family metallopeptidase, producing the protein MTTFTAVAALAAAGVAAAPIGASAATQAGDPSPSAAAVASALGLGSGEQLHVKNASTDANGTRHVRYNRTYDGLRVVGGDLVVHESKSGKIKGTDKALSGKLAVASTTPSVSKAAAESRGASLAKASHETSDAELVIFAAKGTPRLAYDVVTEGIKADQTPTRLHTFVDAKTGKTLASWDDIETATGTGNSIYSGTVSLSTSGSSGNYSLTDVAHGNGQTTDLNGATSGNGTLFTDSDNVWGNGSTSSRQSAAVDAHYGAAVTFDYYKNVQGRNGIFNNGTGVRSRVHYGNSYVNAFWDGTQMTYGDGSGNADPLVEIDVAGHEMSHGVTENTAGLNYSGDAGGLNEATSDIFGTAVEFYANNSSDVGDYLIGEKIDINGNGTPLRYMDKPSKDGGSKDCWSSSVGGLDPHYSSGVGNHWFYLASEGSGSKVINGVSYNSPTCNGKSVTGIGRAAAEKVWYRALSTYMVSTETYPMARNSTLKAAIDLYGASSTQCSAVAAVWDALSVPAGSVSCSGGGGGGGGGTGTNLLQNPGFESGFVNWTGTNGPVTNNTGRPARTGSWKLWLGGNGTSGTETINQSVAVPSTGTPTLSFWMRSDTSESGSTAYDRMRVQIVSGSTVTTLATYSNVGTNATYTQKTFDLSAFKGKTVTVRFTDTEDSSLQTSWVVDDTSLTS; encoded by the coding sequence GTGACCACGTTCACGGCGGTGGCAGCCCTTGCCGCCGCCGGTGTCGCGGCAGCACCGATCGGTGCGAGCGCGGCGACCCAGGCTGGCGACCCCAGCCCCTCGGCGGCGGCCGTCGCCTCCGCTCTCGGCCTCGGATCCGGCGAGCAGCTGCACGTGAAGAACGCGTCCACCGACGCGAACGGCACCCGGCACGTCCGCTACAACCGCACCTACGACGGCCTGCGCGTCGTGGGCGGCGACCTCGTCGTCCACGAGTCGAAGTCCGGCAAGATCAAGGGCACCGACAAGGCCCTCTCCGGCAAGCTCGCCGTGGCCAGCACCACGCCGTCGGTCTCGAAGGCCGCCGCCGAGAGCCGTGGCGCCTCGCTCGCCAAGGCCAGCCACGAGACGTCGGACGCCGAGCTCGTCATCTTCGCCGCCAAGGGCACCCCGCGCCTGGCCTACGACGTGGTCACCGAAGGCATCAAGGCCGACCAGACGCCCACCCGCCTGCACACCTTCGTCGACGCCAAGACCGGCAAGACCCTCGCCTCCTGGGACGACATCGAGACGGCCACCGGCACCGGCAACTCGATCTACTCGGGCACCGTGTCGCTGTCGACCAGCGGCAGCTCGGGCAACTACTCGCTCACGGACGTCGCGCACGGCAACGGGCAGACCACCGACCTGAACGGCGCGACCTCGGGCAACGGCACGTTGTTCACCGACTCCGACAACGTGTGGGGCAACGGCTCGACGTCCAGCCGGCAGTCCGCGGCGGTTGACGCGCACTACGGCGCCGCGGTGACGTTCGACTACTACAAGAACGTCCAAGGCCGTAACGGCATCTTCAACAACGGCACCGGCGTACGCTCGCGCGTCCACTACGGCAACAGCTACGTGAACGCCTTCTGGGACGGCACGCAGATGACGTACGGCGACGGCTCGGGCAACGCCGACCCGCTGGTCGAGATCGACGTCGCGGGCCACGAGATGAGCCACGGCGTCACCGAGAACACCGCCGGCCTGAACTACAGCGGTGACGCGGGCGGCCTGAACGAGGCGACGAGCGACATCTTCGGCACCGCCGTGGAGTTCTACGCCAACAACTCCTCCGACGTCGGCGACTACCTCATCGGCGAGAAGATCGACATCAACGGCAACGGCACGCCGCTGCGCTACATGGACAAGCCCTCCAAGGACGGCGGCAGCAAGGACTGCTGGTCGTCGTCGGTGGGCGGCCTCGACCCGCACTACTCGTCCGGCGTCGGCAACCACTGGTTCTACCTGGCGTCCGAGGGCTCGGGCTCCAAGGTCATCAACGGCGTCTCGTACAACAGCCCGACCTGCAACGGCAAGAGCGTGACCGGCATCGGCCGCGCCGCCGCTGAGAAGGTCTGGTACCGCGCGCTCAGCACGTACATGGTCTCGACCGAGACCTACCCGATGGCGCGCAACTCGACGCTGAAGGCCGCCATCGACCTGTACGGCGCCAGCAGCACCCAGTGCTCGGCCGTGGCCGCCGTGTGGGACGCCCTCTCGGTGCCCGCCGGTTCGGTGTCCTGCAGCGGGGGTGGCGGCGGTGGCGGCGGTGGCACCGGCACCAACCTGCTGCAGAACCCCGGCTTCGAGTCGGGCTTCGTGAACTGGACCGGCACCAACGGCCCGGTCACCAACAACACCGGCCGCCCGGCGCGTACGGGATCGTGGAAGCTGTGGCTCGGCGGTAACGGCACCTCGGGCACCGAGACGATCAACCAGAGCGTGGCCGTGCCCTCCACCGGGACGCCGACCCTGTCGTTCTGGATGCGTTCTGACACCTCGGAGTCCGGCTCTACCGCCTACGACCGGATGCGCGTGCAGATCGTGTCCGGCTCGACGGTGACGACGCTGGCAACGTACTCGAACGTCGGCACGAACGCGACGTACACCCAGAAGACGTTCGACCTGAGCGCCTTCAAGGGCAAGACGGTCACGGTGCGGTTCACCGACACCGAGGACTCGTCGCTGCAGACCAGCTGGGTCGTCGACGACACGTCGCTGACGAGCTGA
- a CDS encoding DUF998 domain-containing protein, whose translation MRPVYIATEFVVAAATSGGYSFLSDSVSRLGEVACSAAYCSPRHGVMNGSFIGFGALLAGGAVLLSRALGPWVTGLLVVSGLSSVATGLAPLDQDATLHAIAAAPLFVAQPVALIVLGVRLRNDRPRLARALLAAGVATGAAAVSFVLSGDGPASGALERLALWPVLVGLAGFGWTQLPVGGRRESGHREVSAHNRSAG comes from the coding sequence GTGCGACCGGTCTATATCGCGACCGAATTCGTCGTTGCGGCGGCAACGTCGGGCGGCTACAGCTTCCTCTCCGATTCGGTGAGCCGACTCGGTGAGGTCGCTTGCTCGGCGGCGTACTGCTCGCCGCGACACGGGGTGATGAACGGCTCATTCATCGGCTTCGGTGCGTTGCTGGCCGGCGGCGCGGTGCTGCTCTCGCGGGCTCTGGGGCCATGGGTCACGGGCTTGCTCGTGGTCTCCGGGCTGAGCTCGGTCGCCACGGGCCTCGCGCCCCTCGACCAGGACGCCACCCTGCATGCGATCGCCGCGGCACCCTTGTTCGTGGCGCAACCGGTCGCGCTGATCGTTCTCGGTGTGCGGTTGCGCAATGACCGGCCGCGTCTGGCCAGGGCGCTCTTGGCAGCGGGAGTCGCGACCGGCGCGGCGGCCGTGTCATTCGTGCTCTCCGGTGACGGCCCCGCATCGGGTGCCCTCGAACGCCTTGCCCTGTGGCCAGTGCTCGTCGGGCTGGCCGGGTTCGGGTGGACGCAACTCCCTGTCGGTGGTCGGCGCGAATCCGGTCATCGAGAGGTGAGTGCACACAACAGGTCCGCCGGATAA